The nucleotide window GATGCGCCGGGTCAGCTCACGTCTGACCACGGCTGGGATGCGGTTCGTCATCAAGCCTTGCTGGCCGAGGTGGTGACGCGTCTTCAGGGCCACGGGATCCGGGTCAGCCTCTTTCTCGATCCCGACCTCGAGCAGGTCGAAGCGGCGGCGCGCACGGGGGTGGCCCGCATCGAGCTATATACCGAGCCCTACGCCCGGGCCTTTGGCACGGAAGCCCAACCCGCCGTCTTGGAGCGATTCGCGGGGGCGGCTGCGCGGGCCCACCAGCTTGGCTTGGGGGTCAACGCGGGCCACGACCTGAACCAGCAAAATTTAGGGCCCTTCTTGGCCTCCGTGCCCTCAGTCCTCGAGGTGTCGATCGGCCATGCCGTGGTCTGCGAAGCCCTTGATGCGGGCCTCGAGCCCACGCTCGACCGCTATCTCGCGATCATAAATAAATGACCTCCAACGGCGCCGAAGGACGACTGAGACAGGTGAGCTCTTCATTGTCGAGATTTCCTTGTGTGTGGTTGGCCTGGGGATGCCTGGTTGCCTGTGCCGCAGGACCCTCGTCCGGGGCGGACGACACGGACGACGTGGCAGGACAAGCGGGGCAACAGGCTGGCAGGGGCGGCGGTGAAGGAGGGGCTCTCGGGGGCTCTGGAGGAAGCGCGGGAGGCCTCGGCGGCAAGGGGGGTGAAACCGGTGGCACGGCAGGCGGAGCTGGGGGCAAGGCAGGTGAAAGCGGCGGCAAGGGAGGCGAAACCGGGGGCAAAGGGGGCGAAGCCGGCGGCCAAGCCGGTCAAGGCCCGAGCCTCGGTGGGGGAGGTTCGGGCGGCGGCTCTGGGGGAAATTCAGGGGCCGGGGGCGCTCTGGGTGGTACGGGCGGCGCGGCCATGGCGGGCGGGAGCGGTGGGGGCCCCGTGGCCCTGCCGGGTCAAGCCGACGTGGTGGCACTTTACACCTTCAGCGAGGGCCAGGGCCGTGTGGCCAAGGACACCTCGGGCTTCGGCGAAGCGCTCGATCTGGCGTTCAAGGACAACGAGGGCTCCATATCCTGG belongs to Myxococcales bacterium and includes:
- a CDS encoding pyridoxine 5'-phosphate synthase — protein: MTKFSVNLNKFALLRNSRGNNNPDVLGIARRCVARGVHGITVHPRPDERHTRFSDVTELAAYLKTEPQVEFNVEGYPTADFLALVERAKPHQCTLVPDAPGQLTSDHGWDAVRHQALLAEVVTRLQGHGIRVSLFLDPDLEQVEAAARTGVARIELYTEPYARAFGTEAQPAVLERFAGAAARAHQLGLGVNAGHDLNQQNLGPFLASVPSVLEVSIGHAVVCEALDAGLEPTLDRYLAIINK